In a genomic window of Deltaproteobacteria bacterium:
- a CDS encoding sel1 repeat family protein: MARSEFAQTSHPRSHPIGLRGLAGPRRIETMKILLPALLCALSLSFQACSKDPVQATKSKADQGDAKAQYNLGNMYADGEGVAKNEAEAVKWYRKAADQGLAEAQFNLGNMYREGLGVVKDEAEAVKLYRKAAEQGDADAQFNLGVSYAKGLGVVKDEAEAYKWYLLAGAQGDEEAKKGIERLERVLTPAQRAEGQKRAREFKPVKAAP, translated from the coding sequence ATGGCGCGGAGTGAATTCGCGCAAACAAGCCATCCTCGCAGCCATCCAATCGGCTTGCGCGGGTTGGCGGGGCCGCGTAGGATCGAAACCATGAAGATTCTCCTGCCCGCTCTCCTCTGCGCCCTTTCCTTGAGTTTCCAAGCCTGCTCGAAAGACCCGGTGCAAGCGACTAAGTCGAAGGCCGATCAGGGAGATGCCAAGGCGCAATACAACCTCGGCAACATGTATGCCGACGGCGAAGGCGTGGCGAAAAACGAGGCGGAGGCGGTGAAGTGGTATCGCAAGGCGGCCGATCAGGGACTTGCCGAGGCGCAATTCAACCTCGGCAACATGTATCGCGAAGGCCTAGGCGTGGTGAAAGACGAGGCGGAGGCGGTGAAGTTGTATCGCAAGGCGGCCGAGCAGGGAGATGCCGACGCGCAATTCAACCTCGGCGTCAGTTATGCCAAAGGCCTAGGCGTGGTGAAAGACGAGGCGGAGGCATACAAGTGGTATTTGCTAGCGGGTGCGCAGGGTGATGAGGAAGCCAAGAAGGGCATTGAGCGATTAGAGCGCGTGCTTACGCCTGCGCAAAGGGCAGAGGGGCAAAAGAGGGCCCGCGAGTTCAAGCCAGTCAAAGCCGCACCATGA